The DNA window ACCGCAAGGGCCTGTACGCCAAGGCCCGCGCCGGGCTCATCCCCGAGTTCACCGGCGTCTCCGACCCCTACGAGGAGCCGGACGACGCCGAGCTGGTCATCGACACCACACATCTGTCGATCGAGGCGGCGGTCTCCCAGGTGCTGGGGACGCTGCGGTCCGGAGGCTGGGTACGTTGATCGATCTCGCTCTGGTCGGCGGTTCCTTCCTCGTCGCCGTCGTCGTCGGGCTGACCGGCATGGGCGGCGGTGCGCTCATGACGCCGATGATGATGTTGTTCTTCAACGTGCCGCCGCTCGCCGCGGTCTCCAGCGACCTCGTGGCCTCGGCCGTGATGAAGCCGGTCGGCGGCTTCGTGCACCTGCGCCGGGGCACGGTCAACCTGCGCCTGGTGGGCTGGCTGTGCGCGGGGTCGGTGCCGGCGGCGTTCTGCGGGGTGTTCCTGGCGCGCGCGTTCGCCGTCAGCGACGCGGTGACGTACGCGCTGGGCGTGGCGCTGCTGCTGGCCGTGGCGGGCATGGCGGTCAAGACCCTGCTCGGCGGGCGGGGCGGTACGGCGAGCGCGCACGACATCGTCGTGCGCCCGATCCCTACCCTACTGGTCGGTATGGTAGGCGGTGTGGTCGTCGGGGTCTCCTCCGTCGGCTCAGGCTCGCTGATCATCGTGGCCCTGCTCGCGCTCTATCCGGCGCTCAAGGCCAACCAGCTCGTCGGCACCGACCTGGTGCAGGCCGTGCCGCTGGTCGCCGCCGCCGCGCTCGGCCACCTCCTGTTCGGCGACTTCCAGCTCCATCTCACGCTCTCGCTGCTCGTCGGCTCGCTCCCCGGCGTCTACCTCGGCGCCAGGATCTCCTCGCGCGCCCCCGGCGGCCTGATCCGCGCCCTGCTGGCCATCGTGCTGCTGGCCTCGGCGCTCAAGCTGCTGGAGGTGAGCAACGGCGTCACCGTCGCGGCCCTGGCCGCCGCCACCGCGGTCGTGGTCGTCGGCTGGCGGGTGCGGCGGCGTACGGCGGCCGGACCGGCCGAGCCGGACGCGGCCATGAGCCCGGCCGTCCGCTAGGGACGCGGCACCGGCGTCGAGCGGAAGTAGGGGTCGCGCGCGAGCCGGGTGAAGGCCCGGTCGGCCCCCGGGTCGGAGTCGAAGGTGGTGTCGCCGCGCGGCGCCTGCGGCGAGTCGAAGTAGATCAGCGCCTTGATCTGCGGATAACGCTTGATCTGCCGCCCCACCGACTCGAAGAAGCGGCGCTTGAACGAGGGGTCGCGCGGCCGCTCGAACACCCCCCACTCGGCCACCATCACCGGCTTGCCGGGGAAGCGGAGCTGCATCCACCGGTAGAAGCCCGGCCACTGGGCGAACTCCTTCTCCTCCCGGGTCTTGTTGACCAGCCCGTCGAAGTCCTTCACCCGGTCGTCCGCGTAGGGGTCCATGGCGACCCAGTCGACCACGTCGTCACCGGGGTAGAGCTGCTCGAACCACGGCTGGGCCGCCCAGTTGGGCGCCCCCATGTACGTCATCACGAAGACCGCGTTCCTGACGCCCCTCTCGCGCAGCCGCAGCACGACGTGCCGGTACATCGCCGCGTAGTCGGCGGCCCCCATGCCGGAGCCCGGCGCGACGTCCACGTCGTTCTCCGGCTCGTGGTGCAGCGTGAGGAAGAACCGCTCGGGGAAGGTGCGCCGCAGGTGGGCGGCCAGCCGGTCGATGCGGCGGTCGATCCTGCCGCGGGCGACCTCGGCCCAGGTGTGGTCGAGCGACGGCTTCCAGTTGATCATGAGCAGCCGCGGCCTGGCCGGATCGCGGGCCAGCCGGATCTCGGCCTGGGTCGGGAAGACCTCGCCGCCCCGGTGGTAGACGTGCAGCACGTCGGCCGCCGCCCCCATGCGGTCCTCCGCCCCCCGCAGGGCCTGCTCGACCGGCACTCCGGTGAAGATCTCGGGCGCCAGCCCCCACCAGGCGCCGCAGGACGGGATGAGCCGGGCGGTGGCCGTGCAGGCCGGCGATCCGGCGGCCCGTCTGGCCGGATCGCCGGCGTCGCCCGTGGAGCCCGCCGTGGAGCCTCCCCTGGCCTCCGCCGCGGATCCCGCCGTGGAGCCCGCCGCGTAGCCGGCGGCCGACTCGGCCGTGCCGGCCGTGCCGGAGCAGGAGCTGAGCGTCACGATCGCGGCGAACGCCGTGACCGTTCTGGAAGTAATTCCCCGTAGTTGCAAAATTGTCCACCCTCCTGGTCGAAGGACCCCCGTGATGTCACACCTGAACCTTGCCATGCCATTCCCCGAACTTCAGCCGGTGTGGAGAGTATTCGCAGGTCGGCAAGGGTAAAGCCGTGCCCGATTTTTCACGGAATATCGATCTATAAAGGCCATTCTTTCCCGCCACGCCAGAGAAATCTCCGCGGATGCGAGTCGGGCGCTGATCGTCCGCCCTATAGTGGGCGCACGCCTCGGCCCGTGACGCTGCGTCGCCGGGCGGCGACGACGCGCACATCATCCAGGAGGCCGCTCCCATGACCCAGCCGCCGGACGTCCACGCCCGCCGCCCCGGGGTCGAGCTGGAGGACCACCTCGCGCTGCTGCGCCGGCGGTGGCTGGTCCTCGTGGGCTGCGTCGTGGTCGGCGGCACCGCCGGGCTCGGGCTCATGCGGCTCACCCCCTCGGCCTACACCGCCGTCACCGAGGTCCAGGTCATGCCCATCGGCGCCCAGGAGCCCGGCAACCAGGTCACCGCCCGCCAGCGCGAGTCGCTCAACCTCGACACCGAGGCCAAGGTCGCCGCGTCCGCCGTGGTCGCCCGCCGGGCCGCCCAGACGCTCGGCCTCACCGTGCCCGAGCCGGCCGAGGTCACCGTGCCGCCCAACTCCTCGGTCCTCGCCATCGCGGTCACCGCCGCCGACCCGCAGACCGCCGCCACGCAGTCCGCCGCGTACGCCGACGCCTACCTCGCCCACCGCCGCGACAGCGCACTCGCCGCGCTGGCCGACCAGCAGCAGGCCGTGCTGGGCAAGCTCAGGCAGGTCAACGCCGGGCTCGACGCGACCATCCGCAGGCTCGCCCTGCTCGTCAGGGGCACGCCCGACCACACCATCGCGCTCCAGCGGCAGAGCGTGCTCAACAGGCAGGCCGCGAGCCTCGCGCTCAAGTACGACGCCCTCCGCACCGTCGCGGTCACGCCCGGCACCGTCATCAGCCCCGCCGCGCCGCCCGCCGCGCCCAGCTCCCCCAGCCTGCCGCTGTACCTCGGCACCGGGCTGATGGCGGGGCTGCTGGCCGGCGCCGCCGCCGCCCTGATCCGCGACCGGCTCGACACCCGGCTGCGCAGCGCCGCCGACATCGAGCGCCTGACCGGCCTGCCGGTGCTGGCCGACCTCTCCACCGCCGCCGATCCGGACGCGCTGCACGAACTGGCCGGCGCCGCCGAGCTGGACGCGCTGCGCGAGCTGGCCTCCGCCGTCGTCGCCGCCTGCCCGGGCAAGCGGCTGCTGGTCTGCGCCCTGCCCACCGACCTCTGTGTCTCCTCGCCCGTCGAACCGCTCGCCGTCAGCGCCCCGCTCACCGTGCTCGACGGCACCGACGTACGCGACCTCGCGCGGGCCGACGCCGCCCTGCTGCTCGTCGGCCTCGGCCGCGTCACCGCGCCGGAGGTCGCCGCCACCGCCCGCCGGCTCGGCCGCCAGGACGTCCCGATCATCGGCGTGGTCGCCGTCACCGACGTGGTGCCGGTGTTCGTGCCGCTGCTGGAGTCGCGCCCGCACACGCCGCTCGGCAAACTGGTGGCCACCGGCGAGTTCCCCACCGCGTCGGCCTCCGCCGAGCGGGGCGTCAGCACCTCCGCCGAGACGACTCCCCTGCCGCCGCTGCGCCGGCCCTGGCAGGGCCACTCGTGAGCCGGGCCGCCTGGCCGATCGCCGCGCTGCTGGTCGGCTACCCGCTCTGGTGGGCGCTCGGCTTCGGCGGCCTGTCGGTGATCGTCCTGGCGGGGCCCATGGCGGTGCTGCTCTGGCGGCGCAGGCCGATCCTGGTGCCGCCCGGGTTCTGGCTGTGGATGCTGCTGCTGGCCGGCTACCTCGTGAGCGCGCTGATGCTGGCCGAGTCGCCGCCCGGCACCTACGGCGACCTCGGCCCCGGCCGGCTCGTCGGCTGGGCGATGCGGCTCGCGCTCTACGCCAGCGTCCTGATCATGGTGCTCTACCTGGGCAACCTGACCGAGCACGAGCTGCCGCAGCTCCGGCTGGTACGCATGCTGGGAGTGCTGTTCGTCACGACGGTGGCCGGCGGGCTGCTCGGCGTGCTGGTGCCCGGCTTCGCGTTCACCTCCCCGGTGGAGCTGCTGCTGCCCGACTGGCTGAGCGGCAACGCGTTCGTCCAGAACCTCATCCACCCGACCGCCGCGCAGACCCAGAAGGTGCTCGGCTACGCCATGCCGCGCCCCGAGGCGCCCTTCGAGTGGGCCAACGCCTGGGGCAGCAACGTGTCGGTGCTGCTGGTCTGGGCGGTGGTCGGGTGGTGGGCGCACGGGAGCCGGCGGCAGCGCGCCCTGCTCGCCGTGCTGGCCGCGCTGGCCGCGGTCCCCATCGTCTACTCCCTCAACCGGGGCCTGTGGATCGGGCTCGGCCTCGCCGTCGTCTACCTGATCGTCCGGGTGGGCGGGCGCACCAGGCTCGCGCTGTGCGGGGCGGTGGCGGCGGCGGCGCTGGCGTTCGCGCTCAGCCCGCTGGCCCCGCTGGTCGCGCAGCGGCTCGACCGGCCGCACTCCAACGACATCAGGGCCTTCACCGTCACCGCCACGCTCGCCGCCGCCGCGCACTCGCCGGTGATCGGCTACGGCAACACCCGCAACGCCACGGGCAACCACCGCAGCATCACCACCGGCCGCACCGAGTGGTGCCCCGGCTGCGGTCATCCGCCGCTCGGCAGCGACGGCCAGCTCTGGCTGCTGCTGATGACGCAGGGGCTCACCGGGGCCGCGCTCTACGTGGCCTTCTTCGCGACCGCGATCCGCCGCCACTGGGCCGACCGCAGCCCCGTCGGTCTCGGCGGGGTGCTGGTGATGGGCCTCGTGCTGCTCTACATGTTCGTCTACGACGGCCTGGTCACCCCGCTCATCCTCTACCTGATCTCCTTCGCCCTCCTGTGGCGCAACGCCAGGCGAGGTGCCGCATGAACGACGCCGCCGTACGTCTGAGCTACCTGGCCGACACCGTCCGGCTGCTCTATCCCGGGCCGGGGTCGCCGCGGGCCTACACCGTGCTGCCGCACGCCGCCGTGCCCCGCCGGCTCGCGCCCCGGCGCTGGTGGCACGTCGGGTCGCCGGTCATGGTGCCCGGCGAAGGGTCGATCGCGGCCTACCTGGGAGAGGTCTTCGGGCGGCCGGTCGAGACCGTCCTGCACGTCCGGCCGGCCCGGCGGGCCAACCGCAAGCCGGTGCTGGAGGTGCGCGCGGGCGGGCGGCTGCTGGCGTACGTGAAGGTGGGCGACAGCGCCCGCGCCCGCGTGCTGGTCGCCGCCGAGGCGGCGGCCCTGCGCAGGATCGCCGGGCTCGGCCTGCGCACGGTGGTCGCGCCCGAGGTGCTGCACCTCGGCGACTGGCGCGGCCTCACGGTGCTGGCGGTCTCGCCGTTGCCCGTACGACGCCGCCGCCGGACGCCCCGCCCGCTGCTGCTGGCCGCCGTCGCGGAGATCGCCGCCACCGGCCAGGAGGAGGGAGCCGCCTGGCACGGCGACTTCGCGCCCTGGAACGTCTGCCCCGCGCCCGGCGGCCGGCTGCTGGTCTGGGACTGGGAGCGCTACGCGACCGGCGTCCCCTACGGCTTCGACGCCCTCCACCACTTCTTCCACCGCGCCCTGCGCCGGCTGCCGCCTCCCGACGCCGCCCGCGCCTGCGTGACGCGAGCGGCGCGCGAGCTGGCCCCGCTCGGCGTGCCGGCGGCGACCGCCCGGCAGAGCGCCGCGCGTTACCTCATCGCCCTGGCCGACCGGCACGCCGCCGACGGCCACGAACCGCTCGGCCCGCCGCACACCTGGCTCAACCCGGCCGTCGACCACGAGGAGTCACTCCTATGAGGACCGTGAAGCGGTCGGTCCTGTCGTTGTCGCGGACCGCGGGCCGGTTGACCGCCGGGGCGCGGCTGCTGCCGGCGTTCCTCATCGCGGGCGGCCAGCGGTGCGGCACGACGTCGCTCTACCGGGCGCTGGCGAGGCACCCGCTGCTGCTCAAGCCGGTGCTGCACAAGGGCGTGCACTACTTCGACGCGGCCTACTGGCGCGGGCCCGCCTGGTACCAGGCGCATTTCCCGCTGCGCGCGGGGGCGGCGCTGCTCACCCACCGCTACGGCGGCCGGGCGCTGGCCTTCGAGTCGTCCCCCTACTACCTGTTCCACCCCCTGGCCGGGGAGCGGATCGCCGCCGACCTGCCCGGGGTCAAGCTCGTCGTGCTCGTCCGCGACCCGGTCGAGCGGGCCTGCTCGGCCCATGCGCACGAGCTGGCCAGGGGGTACGAGACGGAGCCGCGCTTCGAGCGGGCCGTCGAGCTGGAGGAGACCCGGCTCGCCGGAGCCGAGGAGCTGCTGCGCGCCTCGCCGCACGCCCGGCACCACTCCCACCGCCACCACGCCTACCTCGCCCGCGGCCGGTACGCCGACCAGCTCGACCGGCTGGAGCCGCTGTTCGGCCAGGACCGCATCCTCGTGCTGGACAGCCATCTGTTCTTCCAGCAGCCCGAGCACGTCTACGACCGGGTGCTGGAGTTCCTGGGAGCGCCGCACCTGGGCTATCCGGAGTTCGAGCGCCACAACGGGCGTCCCCGGCCGCACCCGCTGCCCGCCGCGCTGGGGCGGACGCTGCGCGAGCGGTTCGAGCCGTACGACGCCCGGCTGGTGCGCTGGCTGGGAGCGGAGCCGTCGTGGCGACGGTGACCCCGGCCCGCCTGGTCGCAGGGCTGCGGCGGCCGGGCGGCGTGGCGCGGGGCGGGGCGGCGGGGCTGGCGGCGGCCGGGGTGTCGGCGGCGGCGCAGTTCGCGCTGGTCGTGGTGGTGACGCGGGCGGTGAGCGCGGCCGAGGCCGGGGCGTTCTTCGCGGCCACCGCCGTGGTGCTCATGGCGGCCGGCGTGGCGAAGCTGGACGCGGGGAACGGGCTGGTGTTCTTCCTCGCCCGCGCGCGGGCAGCCGGGCACGGGAAGGCGGCGGGGCACGCGGGGGCCGCCGGGCATGCCGGAGCCGCCGGACCTTACGGCGCGGCCGGATATGTCCGGGCAGCGACCGTTCCTTGCGTGGTGGCGGCTGCCGTGGCCGCCGTGGTGCTGTGGCCGCGGGTGGGGCCGGTGGCGGCGGTCGTGCCGGTCGTCGCCCTCGGCGACGTGCTGCTGGCCGCGACCCGCGGGCTCGGCACACTGCGGCCCACCGTGCTCCTGGACGGCATGGCGCTGCCCGCCGCGCAGCTCGCGCTGGTCACCGTCGTGGCCCTGGCCGGGCCGCCGGAGTGGCTGCCGCTCGCGTGGGGGCTCCCGTACGTGCCGGTGCTGGTCCTCGCGGCCGTGGCGGTGCGGGGGCGGGTCCCGCGCGGCCCCCGCGTGCCGGGCGCCGGGCGGGACCTGTGGCGCTACACCGCTCCCCGCTCGTTCGCGGGCGCGATCCAGGCCGTCTTCCAGCGGCTGGACGTGGTGGTCGTCGCGCTGCTCGCCGGGCCCGCGCAGGCCGCCGTCTACACCGCCGCCACCCGGTTCAAGGTCGTGGGCCAGCTCGCGAACCAAGGGCTGACCCAGGCCGTCCATGCCCGGCTGGTGAGCGCGCTCGCGCGGGGCGAGCTGGCGCGGGCCAGGGAGCTCTACCAGGCGGCGACCATCTGGCTGGTGCTGCTGACCTGGCCGGTGTGGCTCGCGTACGCGGCGCTGGCCCCGTGGCTGCTGGCGGTGTTCGGGCCCGCGTACGGCACGGCGGCGCCGGTCGCGCTGGTGCTCGCGGCCACGATGATGGTGGCCACGGCCTGCGGGATGGTGGACGTCGTGCTCACCGCCGCCGGGCACACCGGACTGAGCCTGCTCAACCTGCTGGCGGCCGTGGCCTGCACCCTGGCCCTGGACGTGGCGCTGGTGCCCGCGCACGGGGCGCTCGGCGCGGTGGCCGGCTGGTCGGGCGGGGTGCTGGTGAAGAACCTGCTGCCGCTGTGGCAGCTCCACCGGCGCTACGGGCTGCGCCCGTTCGGCCGGCACACGCCGGCGGCGCTGCGCCTGCGCACCTGGGCCGCCGCGTGAGGGCCGCATGAGCGCCGCGCCCGTGCTGGTCACGGGGCTGCCCAGGAGCGGCACGAGCTGGGCGGGCAAGATGCTGGCGGCCGGCGGCGGGCTGGTCTACGTCAACGAGCCGCTCAACCCCCAGCACCCGCCCGGCCGCTGCCCCGGCGTGCTGGCCGCCGAGGTCACCCACCGCTTCCAGTACATCTGCGACGACAACGACGAGGTGTGGCTGCCCGCCTTCCGCGACACGGTCGCGCTGCGCTACCGCTGGGGGGCCGAGCTGCGCGCGAACCACCGCCCGTACGATCTGGCCCGCCTGCTCCGCTACGGCACCGCCTTCGCCCACGGCCGGCTGGCGGGGCGACGGGCGCTGCTGGACGACCCGTTCGCGGTGCTGAGCGCGGGCTGGTTCGCCCGGCGGCTGGGCTGCCGGGTGATCGCGCTCGTGCGTGATCCGGTGTCGTTCGCGGCGAGCTGGCAGCGGCTCGGCTGGCGCGCCGACCTCCGCGACCTGCTGGACCAGCCGCTGCTCGTCCGCGACCATCCCGAGGTGGCGGCGCTCGACCCCTCGCTCGACCGCCTCGCCGCGATCGCCGCCCTCTGGCGGGTCACCCGGACGATCCTGGACCGCACGCCCGGGATCCTCCTCGTCTCCTACGAGTCCCTGGCCGCCGACCCCCTCACGGGTTTCCGCGGTCTGTACGGCCACGCCGGTCTGCCCTGGACGCCGTCCGCCGCCCGCCGCGTCCACCGCGCCTGCACCGGCCCGTCGTCGGCGAACGGCGCGTTCCGCTGGTCCGGCCTGTCGCGTACGGCCTACCGCCGCATGGACTCCCGCCAGGCGCTCGCCACCGCCGCCCGTGGCCTCACGGAGCAGGACGCCGCCCGCGTCCGCGCCCTCACCGCCTGACCAGGCGGGCGGCCAGGCGGGCGGCCAGGCACCGGCCGAGCAGGCGGGCCGCGAACGGCAGGTCGTCGACGAGGTAGCGGCGGGCCAGCCGGCGCGGCTCGGTGGCGAGGCGGAACGCCCACTCCAGGCCCGCCCGCCGCATCCACCACGGCGCCCTCGGCACCATGCCGGCGGCGAAGGCGAGCGCCGCCCCGCACCCCAGGAACCACGCCCCCGGCAGGTCGCGCCGCAGCTCGGCGATGAGGAGGTCCTGCCGGGGGAAGCCGAGGCCGACGAAGACCAGCCGGGGACGGGCGGCGGCGACCCTGCGCCGCACGGCGTCCCGCCCCTCCTGGCTGGAGTCGAAGCCGTGGGCGGGGGCGTGCGCGCCGCAGACCCGCAGCCCGGGGAAGGCTCCGGTGAGCGCGCGGGC is part of the Nonomuraea coxensis DSM 45129 genome and encodes:
- a CDS encoding WecB/TagA/CpsF family glycosyltransferase gives rise to the protein MTLTVGAGRIQVGGLGLDPVREHDVVERVTAGLAAGRGGRIVTPNVDICRLAGADPALGRLVASADLVVADGMPLIWAARLLGTPLPERVTGADLLRALSARAARHGWPVYLLGGPSGAPERAARALTGAFPGLRVCGAHAPAHGFDSSQEGRDAVRRRVAAARPRLVFVGLGFPRQDLLIAELRRDLPGAWFLGCGAALAFAAGMVPRAPWWMRRAGLEWAFRLATEPRRLARRYLVDDLPFAARLLGRCLAARLAARLVRR
- a CDS encoding lipopolysaccharide biosynthesis protein — protein: MATVTPARLVAGLRRPGGVARGGAAGLAAAGVSAAAQFALVVVVTRAVSAAEAGAFFAATAVVLMAAGVAKLDAGNGLVFFLARARAAGHGKAAGHAGAAGHAGAAGPYGAAGYVRAATVPCVVAAAVAAVVLWPRVGPVAAVVPVVALGDVLLAATRGLGTLRPTVLLDGMALPAAQLALVTVVALAGPPEWLPLAWGLPYVPVLVLAAVAVRGRVPRGPRVPGAGRDLWRYTAPRSFAGAIQAVFQRLDVVVVALLAGPAQAAVYTAATRFKVVGQLANQGLTQAVHARLVSALARGELARARELYQAATIWLVLLTWPVWLAYAALAPWLLAVFGPAYGTAAPVALVLAATMMVATACGMVDVVLTAAGHTGLSLLNLLAAVACTLALDVALVPAHGALGAVAGWSGGVLVKNLLPLWQLHRRYGLRPFGRHTPAALRLRTWAAA
- a CDS encoding sulfotransferase yields the protein MSAAPVLVTGLPRSGTSWAGKMLAAGGGLVYVNEPLNPQHPPGRCPGVLAAEVTHRFQYICDDNDEVWLPAFRDTVALRYRWGAELRANHRPYDLARLLRYGTAFAHGRLAGRRALLDDPFAVLSAGWFARRLGCRVIALVRDPVSFAASWQRLGWRADLRDLLDQPLLVRDHPEVAALDPSLDRLAAIAALWRVTRTILDRTPGILLVSYESLAADPLTGFRGLYGHAGLPWTPSAARRVHRACTGPSSANGAFRWSGLSRTAYRRMDSRQALATAARGLTEQDAARVRALTA
- a CDS encoding glycoside hydrolase family 26 protein, producing the protein MTLSSCSGTAGTAESAAGYAAGSTAGSAAEARGGSTAGSTGDAGDPARRAAGSPACTATARLIPSCGAWWGLAPEIFTGVPVEQALRGAEDRMGAAADVLHVYHRGGEVFPTQAEIRLARDPARPRLLMINWKPSLDHTWAEVARGRIDRRIDRLAAHLRRTFPERFFLTLHHEPENDVDVAPGSGMGAADYAAMYRHVVLRLRERGVRNAVFVMTYMGAPNWAAQPWFEQLYPGDDVVDWVAMDPYADDRVKDFDGLVNKTREEKEFAQWPGFYRWMQLRFPGKPVMVAEWGVFERPRDPSFKRRFFESVGRQIKRYPQIKALIYFDSPQAPRGDTTFDSDPGADRAFTRLARDPYFRSTPVPRP
- a CDS encoding sulfite exporter TauE/SafE family protein translates to MIDLALVGGSFLVAVVVGLTGMGGGALMTPMMMLFFNVPPLAAVSSDLVASAVMKPVGGFVHLRRGTVNLRLVGWLCAGSVPAAFCGVFLARAFAVSDAVTYALGVALLLAVAGMAVKTLLGGRGGTASAHDIVVRPIPTLLVGMVGGVVVGVSSVGSGSLIIVALLALYPALKANQLVGTDLVQAVPLVAAAALGHLLFGDFQLHLTLSLLVGSLPGVYLGARISSRAPGGLIRALLAIVLLASALKLLEVSNGVTVAALAAATAVVVVGWRVRRRTAAGPAEPDAAMSPAVR
- a CDS encoding sulfotransferase domain-containing protein, encoding MRTVKRSVLSLSRTAGRLTAGARLLPAFLIAGGQRCGTTSLYRALARHPLLLKPVLHKGVHYFDAAYWRGPAWYQAHFPLRAGAALLTHRYGGRALAFESSPYYLFHPLAGERIAADLPGVKLVVLVRDPVERACSAHAHELARGYETEPRFERAVELEETRLAGAEELLRASPHARHHSHRHHAYLARGRYADQLDRLEPLFGQDRILVLDSHLFFQQPEHVYDRVLEFLGAPHLGYPEFERHNGRPRPHPLPAALGRTLRERFEPYDARLVRWLGAEPSWRR